From Heteronotia binoei isolate CCM8104 ecotype False Entrance Well chromosome 3, APGP_CSIRO_Hbin_v1, whole genome shotgun sequence, a single genomic window includes:
- the CPOX gene encoding oxygen-dependent coproporphyrinogen-III oxidase, mitochondrial, translated as MARLLRGVCVVGARGMVRHPQLRGSRSISSGGWEPPPFPGDPPECAESRQRWRPSAVAWAAGAAAVLAGLGWARRAEMARQPSEDGREDLARRFECFMAPPVSGMRELRSRRGEMRSRMELLIMETQGQVCRALAQLDRGASFTVDRWERKEGGGGISCVLQDGEIFEKAGVNVSVVFGHLSEEAAQQMRSRGKTLKAKDGKLPFCAMGVSSVIHPKNPYVPTIHFNYRYFEIEEADGSKQWWFGGGTDLTPTYLNEEDAVHFHKTLKEACDQHDPELYPKFKKWCDDYFYIKHRGERRGIGGIFFDDLDWPSKEEAFQFVQSCAKAIVPCYIPIVKKHCDDPFTPEEKLWQQIRRGRYVEFNLVYDRGTKFGLATSGSRIESILMSLPLTARWEYMHTPPENSREAEILAVLRQPRDWVQ; from the exons ATGGCCCGTTTGTTGCGCGGGGTGTGCGTGGTGGGCGCCCGAGGGATGGTGCGGCATCCTCAGCTGCGCGGCTCCAGGAGCATCTCCTCGGGAGGATGGGAGCCGCCGCCGTTCCCGGGCGATCCCCCCGAGTGTGCTGAGTCGCGGCAGCGGTGGCGGCCGTCAGCCGTGGCCTGGGCTGCTGGCGCGGCGGCGGTGCTGGCCGGGCTGGGGTGGGCGCGGCGGGCGGAGATGGCGCGGCAACCGAGTGAGGACGGGCGGGAAGACCTGGCGCGGCGCTTCGAGTGCTTCATGGCTCCGCCGGTGAGCGGGATGCGCGAGCTGCGGAGCCGGCGCGGGGAGATGCGGAGCCGCATGGAGCTGCTCATCATGGAGACGCAAGGCCAGGTGTGCCGCGCCTTGGCCCAGCTCGACCGCGGCGCCTCCTTCACGGTGGACCgctgggagagaaaggaag gtggtggaggCATCAGCTGTGTTCTTCAGGATGGTGAAATCTTTGAGAAGGCTGGAGTCAATGTATCTGTAGTGTTTGGCCATCTTTCTGAAGAAGCTGCTCAACAGATgagaagcagggggaaaactctGAAGGCCAAGGATG GAAAACTGCCCTTTTGTGCCATGGGGGTAAGCTCCGTTATTCACCCAAAGAACCCTTATGTTCCCACTATACACTTCAACTACAGATACTTTGAAATTGAGGAGGCAGATG GTTCAAAACAGTGGTGGTTTGGTGGTGGAACAGACCTTACTCCAACATACTTGAATGAAGAAGATGCTGTTCATTTTCATAAAACTCTGAAGGAAGCCTGTGACCAGCACGATCCAGAACTATACCCTAAATTCAAGAAATG GTGTGATGACTATTTCTACATCAAGCACCGTGGAGAACGAAGAGGGATTGGAGGCATATTTTTTGATGATCTGGACTGGCCCTCAAAAGAAGAGGCCTTTCAATTTGTTCAGAGCTGCGCCAAAGCCATTGTGCCTTGCTACATTCCCATTGTAAAGAAGCACTGTGACGACCCCTTCACACCAGAGGAAAAACTGTGGCAACAGATTCGTAGAGGGAG GTATGTGGAATTCAATCTGGTGTATGACAGAGGCACAAAGTTTGGTCTTGCAACATCAGGATCAAGGATTGAAAGCATACTTATGTCACTGCCACTCACTGCCAG ATGGGAATATATGCACACGCCTCCAGAGAATTCCAGGGAAGCGGAAATTTTAGCAGTTTTGCGCCAGCCCCGAGACTGGGTTCAGTGA